Proteins found in one Corynebacterium sanguinis genomic segment:
- a CDS encoding COX15/CtaA family protein, with the protein MILLLCQGGITVTGSLVRVTGSGLGCNTWPLCHEGSLVPVPGAAPAIHQAIEFGNRMLAFVVAAAAVAVTVAVYRAQRRWHVKLLGLLSIAGVALQALLGGISVLVNLHWWAVAVHFLPSMVLVWIAAVLYMRISEPDDAPVVTRYDGSARTAVVVAAVAMSFVLVTGTMVTGSGPHSGDSGVGMEGRLALDTEILAYVHAACMYIYLISTLVGVYLLRRSQAPKDAFNTALVLVAMIVVQWAVGVTQFYLGVPRWTVPLHIAMSSVIVAFSAFLWAHGKRRMA; encoded by the coding sequence ATGATCCTGCTCCTGTGCCAGGGCGGCATCACGGTGACCGGCTCGCTCGTGCGCGTCACGGGCTCGGGCCTCGGCTGCAACACCTGGCCGCTGTGCCACGAAGGCTCGCTCGTGCCCGTGCCGGGCGCCGCGCCCGCGATCCACCAGGCCATCGAGTTCGGCAACCGCATGCTGGCCTTCGTCGTCGCGGCGGCTGCGGTCGCCGTGACGGTGGCGGTGTACAGGGCGCAGCGCCGCTGGCACGTCAAGCTACTGGGCTTGCTCTCCATCGCCGGCGTGGCGCTGCAGGCGCTACTCGGCGGGATCTCCGTGCTGGTCAACCTGCACTGGTGGGCGGTGGCCGTGCACTTCCTGCCCTCGATGGTGCTGGTCTGGATCGCAGCCGTGCTCTACATGCGCATCAGTGAGCCGGATGACGCGCCCGTCGTCACGCGCTACGACGGTAGCGCCCGCACGGCCGTGGTCGTCGCGGCTGTCGCGATGAGCTTCGTGCTGGTGACCGGCACGATGGTCACCGGCTCGGGCCCGCACTCGGGCGACAGCGGGGTCGGCATGGAGGGCCGTTTGGCACTCGACACCGAGATCCTCGCCTACGTCCACGCCGCGTGCATGTACATCTACCTCATTTCCACGCTCGTCGGCGTTTACCTGCTGCGCCGTTCGCAGGCGCCGAAGGACGCGTTCAACACCGCCTTGGTGCTCGTCGCCATGATCGTCGTCCAGTGGGCCGTGGGCGTAACCCAGTTCTACCTCGGCGTTCCGCGCTGGACTGTGCCGTTGCACATCGCCATGTCCTCGGTGATCGTCGCCTTTAGCGCCTTCCTCTGGGCGCACGGCAAACGCCGGATGGCCTAA
- a CDS encoding ABC transporter permease: MALELAEGTFTPRPRRASVTRMALAQGRIEALLMLRHGEQLLLNLIIPAVILVAAAKLPIPGADSPARLDHLVPVVFAVAASSAGFTGQAIALAFDRRYGALKRTGASGVPAWTIIAGKILGVLAMVAVQIVVLGAIAVALGWRVPVGGALFCGVTLLLGVACFTALGLLLGGTMNSELVLALANLLWLILVGILGWVTYSGNLVEAGWYNLVPTVALAGALTQALHLSVDSGAWIALTVWVAVAVTAAARWFRFDG; encoded by the coding sequence ATGGCTCTAGAACTTGCCGAAGGCACGTTTACCCCGCGCCCCCGCCGCGCTTCCGTAACCCGGATGGCGCTGGCGCAGGGGCGCATCGAGGCGTTGCTCATGCTGCGCCACGGTGAGCAGCTGCTGCTCAACCTGATCATCCCCGCTGTGATCCTCGTCGCCGCCGCGAAGCTGCCGATCCCCGGGGCTGACTCGCCCGCGCGCCTCGACCACCTCGTGCCGGTGGTGTTTGCCGTGGCGGCGAGCAGCGCGGGCTTTACCGGCCAGGCGATCGCGCTGGCGTTCGACCGCCGCTACGGCGCGCTCAAGCGCACCGGCGCCTCCGGGGTGCCGGCATGGACGATCATCGCGGGCAAGATTCTCGGCGTGCTGGCGATGGTGGCAGTCCAGATCGTCGTCCTCGGCGCGATCGCCGTCGCCTTGGGTTGGCGCGTCCCCGTCGGCGGCGCCCTGTTCTGCGGGGTGACGCTGCTGCTCGGCGTGGCGTGTTTCACCGCCCTGGGGTTGCTGCTCGGTGGCACCATGAATTCCGAGCTCGTCCTCGCCCTGGCCAACCTGCTGTGGCTGATTTTGGTCGGTATCTTGGGGTGGGTCACTTACTCTGGCAACCTGGTCGAGGCCGGCTGGTACAACCTGGTGCCCACCGTCGCCCTGGCGGGTGCGCTGACGCAGGCGCTGCACCTGAGCGTGGACTCCGGGGCGTGGATCGCGCTAACGGTGTGGGTGGCTGTCGCCGTCACCGCCGCCGCCCGCTGGTTCCGCTTCGATGGCTAG
- a CDS encoding ABC transporter ATP-binding protein, whose translation MSDALVLDNVSKTYRDIVAVDGLSFTAARGEILALLGPNGAGKTTTVEMCEGFTKPTSGRISLLGLDPSAEPEKVRSRIGIMLQGGGSYSGIRVREMLELTARYNEDPLDPDWLIDLLGLRGVEKTTYRRLSGGQQQRLSLALAMIGRPELIFLDEPTAGMDAQSRLAVWDIISAMKRDGVTVILTTHLMDEAEALADKVVIIDRGAVVAQGTTAELTSHDSFPLITLSTDRELAIAPLNDALSAHSLTVQATRPLRYQISGGATPEVVATLAREAYAQGVLLREFSVAHRTLEDVFLDITGRELRS comes from the coding sequence ATGAGTGATGCACTTGTCCTGGACAACGTTTCCAAGACATACCGCGACATCGTGGCCGTAGACGGCCTCTCTTTCACCGCCGCCCGCGGTGAGATCCTTGCACTCCTCGGCCCCAACGGTGCGGGCAAAACCACCACCGTCGAGATGTGCGAGGGCTTTACCAAACCCACCAGCGGCAGAATCTCTTTACTGGGTCTCGACCCGTCCGCCGAGCCCGAGAAGGTGCGCTCGCGCATCGGCATCATGCTGCAAGGTGGCGGCTCCTACTCCGGCATCCGCGTCCGCGAAATGCTCGAGCTCACCGCCCGCTACAACGAAGACCCCCTCGATCCGGACTGGCTAATCGACCTGCTTGGCCTGCGCGGGGTGGAAAAGACCACCTACCGGCGCCTCTCGGGCGGCCAGCAGCAGCGACTGTCTCTGGCGCTGGCGATGATCGGGCGCCCTGAGCTGATCTTCCTCGACGAGCCGACCGCCGGGATGGACGCCCAATCGCGCCTCGCGGTGTGGGACATCATCTCCGCGATGAAGCGCGACGGGGTCACCGTGATCCTAACCACCCACCTCATGGACGAGGCCGAAGCGCTCGCCGACAAGGTCGTCATCATCGACCGCGGCGCCGTCGTCGCCCAAGGCACCACCGCCGAGCTGACCAGCCACGACTCCTTCCCGCTGATCACGCTCAGCACCGACCGCGAGCTCGCCATCGCGCCGCTTAACGACGCCCTGTCCGCGCACTCCCTGACCGTCCAAGCCACCCGGCCGCTGCGCTACCAGATCTCAGGCGGAGCGACTCCGGAGGTCGTCGCCACGCTCGCGCGCGAAGCCTACGCCCAGGGCGTTTTGCTGCGCGAGTTCAGCGTCGCGCACCGCACGCTCGAGGACGTTTTCCTCGACATTACCGGCCGCGAGCTGCGCAGCTAG
- the mptB gene encoding polyprenol phosphomannose-dependent alpha 1,6 mannosyltransferase MptB: MNVLPRVLPRLGRPGSRSAELHESSLGDARPAQASRASVAELNRFAVLRFIGLVGTILMGLGGLGGGALPVVDNPYVLFPGGAVMGRMLQTSSSLILIGVGLLVVAWVLMAPFVGAGSTPARVGKGVIVRTFVAWVIPLILTAPLFTQDIYSYLAQGSIVRQGLDPYAAGPVEILGTENHLARSVPFIWAQSPSPYGPVALGISAAVSWLTHDSIVLGVIGHRLVSLVGIGAAAWGVVALARRCRVSPAAALWLGVLNPLTILHLVGGIHNEAILLGFLLVGMELGLRGIDALGPRNAAAAGLLVASGALVTCAGLVKVTGFIALGFIGMALARAWSSRLPGVASIALAAATQAALMVATTVVFSLLTGIGFGWVTGQGGAASIRSWLSVTTDVGVIAGNIGMLLGLGDHIEAMLAITRGAGLIVAAAFMIRMLWATYRGTIHPVGGLGVATLVLVILFPVVHPWYPLWAILPLAAWANRLFFRAAVVIYSAVFSFLVLPRGLALNPGAVITIYTIAATGFAVICAVGWWWYRRFGRRSLN; the protein is encoded by the coding sequence GTGAACGTCCTTCCGCGGGTTTTGCCCAGGCTGGGCCGGCCCGGGTCGCGCTCGGCAGAGCTCCACGAAAGCTCGCTTGGCGACGCCCGCCCCGCCCAAGCGTCCCGAGCGTCGGTAGCCGAGCTCAACCGCTTCGCTGTGCTGCGCTTCATCGGGCTCGTGGGCACGATCCTCATGGGCCTCGGCGGCCTCGGCGGCGGGGCGCTGCCCGTGGTGGACAACCCGTACGTGCTCTTCCCCGGCGGCGCCGTGATGGGACGCATGCTGCAGACCTCCTCCTCGCTGATCCTCATCGGCGTGGGCCTGCTCGTAGTCGCGTGGGTGCTCATGGCGCCGTTCGTCGGCGCGGGCAGCACCCCCGCTCGGGTGGGCAAGGGCGTGATCGTGCGCACCTTTGTCGCCTGGGTCATCCCGCTGATCCTGACAGCTCCGCTTTTTACCCAGGACATCTACTCCTACCTGGCGCAGGGCTCGATTGTGCGCCAGGGCCTCGACCCGTACGCCGCGGGCCCTGTCGAGATCCTGGGCACCGAGAACCACCTGGCGCGCTCCGTGCCGTTTATCTGGGCGCAGTCGCCGAGCCCTTACGGGCCCGTGGCGCTGGGCATCTCCGCGGCAGTGTCGTGGCTGACGCACGATTCCATCGTGCTCGGTGTTATCGGCCACCGCCTGGTGTCGCTGGTGGGGATCGGCGCCGCCGCGTGGGGCGTGGTGGCGCTTGCACGCCGCTGCCGCGTCTCCCCCGCCGCGGCGCTGTGGCTGGGTGTGCTCAACCCGCTGACCATCCTGCACCTGGTCGGCGGCATCCATAACGAGGCCATCCTGCTTGGCTTCCTGCTTGTCGGGATGGAGTTGGGCCTGCGCGGGATCGACGCCCTCGGCCCGCGCAACGCCGCCGCCGCGGGCCTGCTTGTGGCAAGCGGGGCCCTCGTCACCTGCGCGGGGCTGGTCAAGGTCACGGGCTTTATCGCCCTCGGATTCATCGGCATGGCGCTGGCGCGGGCGTGGTCGTCGCGGCTGCCCGGGGTGGCGTCGATCGCCCTCGCCGCCGCCACGCAGGCCGCGCTCATGGTCGCCACCACGGTGGTTTTCTCGCTGCTGACCGGCATCGGTTTCGGCTGGGTGACGGGCCAGGGAGGGGCGGCGTCGATACGCAGCTGGCTCTCGGTTACCACCGATGTCGGGGTCATCGCGGGCAACATCGGAATGCTGCTGGGCCTCGGCGACCACATCGAGGCCATGCTGGCGATCACGCGCGGGGCGGGCCTAATAGTCGCCGCCGCGTTCATGATCCGCATGCTGTGGGCGACCTACCGCGGCACGATCCACCCGGTCGGGGGCCTGGGCGTGGCCACGCTCGTGCTGGTGATCCTCTTCCCCGTCGTCCACCCCTGGTACCCGCTGTGGGCCATCCTGCCGCTGGCGGCGTGGGCCAACCGTCTGTTCTTCCGCGCCGCGGTGGTCATCTACAGCGCGGTGTTCAGCTTCCTCGTGCTGCCGCGCGGCCTGGCGCTGAACCCGGGAGCGGTGATCACCATCTACACAATCGCCGCCACCGGCTTCGCTGTGATCTGCGCTGTCGGCTGGTGGTGGTACCGGCGATTCGGTCGCAGGAGTCTAAACTAG
- a CDS encoding helix-turn-helix transcriptional regulator: MARNAEQTRSIGGQTRREVMSLLLKHGPVSAADLGVHLGLSAAGVRRHLDKLVDDQLAETCEPNPVAGEEASRGRPAKHYRLTDEGREHFGSQYDSLAADAIDIVRQIGGDEAVKELARARIDKILEGVESAAESGEDIEAVARDLADALDDNGYAATVTRAGMGIQICQHHCPVSAVAARHPEICEAEHEAISELVGKHVQPLAMIADGNGICTTNIPLVAVGKTDAARETHTERSGDLD, from the coding sequence ATGGCTCGCAATGCGGAACAGACGCGCTCCATCGGCGGGCAAACGCGCCGCGAGGTGATGTCGCTGCTGCTTAAGCACGGCCCCGTCAGCGCCGCCGACCTCGGAGTCCACCTCGGCCTCTCCGCCGCAGGTGTACGACGCCACCTGGACAAACTGGTAGACGACCAGCTCGCAGAGACGTGCGAACCGAACCCGGTAGCGGGGGAGGAGGCCAGCCGCGGCCGGCCGGCGAAACACTACCGCCTGACCGACGAAGGCCGCGAGCACTTCGGCAGCCAGTACGATAGCCTCGCCGCCGACGCGATCGACATCGTGCGACAAATCGGCGGCGATGAGGCTGTCAAGGAGCTGGCGCGCGCGAGGATCGACAAGATCCTCGAGGGCGTCGAATCCGCAGCCGAGTCCGGCGAGGACATCGAGGCGGTCGCCCGCGACCTCGCGGACGCGCTCGACGACAATGGCTACGCCGCGACAGTGACGCGGGCGGGGATGGGTATCCAGATCTGCCAGCACCACTGCCCGGTATCGGCCGTCGCCGCCCGGCACCCGGAAATCTGCGAGGCGGAGCACGAGGCCATCTCGGAGCTCGTCGGAAAGCACGTTCAACCGCTCGCCATGATCGCGGACGGAAACGGAATTTGCACGACCAACATTCCCCTCGTCGCTGTGGGCAAAACCGACGCAGCGCGCGAGACACACACCGAAAGGAGCGGAGATCTTGACTGA
- the sufB gene encoding Fe-S cluster assembly protein SufB codes for MNDDEIIESIGAYNYGWHDSDAAGAAARRGLSPDVVKDISRIKEEPEWMLNQRLKALEVFEKKPMPTWGADLSGIDFDNIKYYVRSTEKQATSWEDLPEDIKNTYDKLGIPEAEKQRLVAGVAAQYESEVVYHQIREDLEEKGVIFVDTDTALREQEDIFKEYFGSVIPAGDNKFSALNSAVWSGGSFIYVPPGVHVDIPLQAYFRINTENMGQFERTLIIVDEDAYVHYVEGCTAPIYKSDSLHSAVVEIIVKKGGRCRYTTIQNWSNNVYNLVTKRAKAEEGATMEWVDGNIGSKVTMKYPAVWMTGPYAKGEVLSVAFAGEGQFQDTGAKMTHMAPHTSSSIVSKSVARGGGRAAYRGLVQINQNAHHSASNVECDALLVDNISRSDTYPYNDIRNDHVTLGHEAKVSKVSEEQLFYLMSRGIAEEEAMAMIVRGFVEPIAKELPMEYALELNRLIELQMEGSVG; via the coding sequence ATGAACGACGACGAAATTATTGAGTCCATTGGCGCCTACAACTACGGCTGGCACGACTCTGACGCCGCCGGCGCCGCCGCGCGCCGCGGCCTGAGCCCAGATGTGGTCAAGGACATTTCCCGCATCAAGGAAGAGCCCGAGTGGATGCTTAACCAGCGCCTGAAGGCGCTCGAGGTCTTTGAGAAGAAGCCCATGCCGACCTGGGGCGCTGACCTGAGCGGCATCGACTTCGACAACATCAAGTACTACGTCCGCTCGACCGAGAAGCAGGCCACCTCGTGGGAGGATCTGCCCGAGGACATCAAGAACACCTACGACAAGCTCGGCATCCCCGAGGCGGAGAAGCAGCGCCTGGTCGCGGGCGTGGCAGCGCAGTACGAGTCCGAGGTGGTCTACCACCAGATCCGCGAGGACCTGGAGGAGAAGGGCGTTATCTTCGTCGACACCGACACCGCCCTGCGCGAGCAAGAGGACATTTTCAAGGAGTACTTCGGCTCGGTGATCCCGGCCGGCGACAACAAGTTCTCCGCGCTTAACTCCGCCGTGTGGTCTGGTGGCTCCTTCATCTACGTGCCGCCGGGGGTCCACGTGGACATCCCGCTGCAGGCCTACTTTCGCATTAACACGGAGAACATGGGCCAGTTCGAGCGCACCCTGATCATCGTCGACGAGGACGCCTACGTGCACTACGTCGAGGGCTGCACCGCGCCGATTTACAAGTCCGACTCCCTGCACTCCGCGGTGGTCGAGATCATCGTGAAGAAGGGCGGACGCTGCCGCTACACCACCATCCAGAACTGGTCGAACAACGTCTACAACCTAGTGACCAAGCGCGCCAAGGCCGAAGAGGGCGCGACCATGGAGTGGGTCGACGGCAACATCGGGTCGAAGGTAACCATGAAGTACCCGGCCGTGTGGATGACCGGCCCCTACGCCAAGGGTGAGGTCCTTTCCGTGGCGTTCGCTGGCGAGGGCCAGTTCCAGGACACCGGCGCGAAGATGACGCACATGGCGCCGCACACGTCGTCGTCGATCGTGTCCAAGTCGGTTGCCCGCGGCGGCGGCCGCGCGGCCTACCGCGGCCTGGTGCAGATCAACCAGAACGCCCACCACTCCGCGTCCAACGTCGAGTGCGACGCGCTGCTGGTGGACAATATCTCGCGCTCGGACACCTACCCGTACAACGACATCCGCAACGACCACGTCACCCTCGGCCACGAGGCGAAGGTGTCGAAGGTCAGCGAGGAGCAGCTGTTCTACCTGATGTCGCGCGGCATCGCGGAGGAAGAGGCGATGGCGATGATCGTCCGCGGCTTCGTCGAGCCGATCGCCAAGGAGCTGCCGATGGAGTACGCCCTCGAGCTCAACCGTCTTATCGAACTGCAAATGGAAGGATCGGTGGGTTAA
- the sufD gene encoding Fe-S cluster assembly protein SufD — protein sequence MADTAVKNASGVNNKGDMPVSYNVDDFAVPGGRDEDWRFISLRRLRGLHNGTFAPLTDARINVEGPSEVIVETVSPDDDRLKAAGGPVDRVAAQAWTGATSGTIVKIPDNAELTEPVTVTITGAGLDATTFATVLVESGVNSAATVIVRYTGSGTHADNVNWLIGDNSRVYAVVDTEWADDAVHLGAQSIVVGRDATLRHTVASFGGEVTRVTPRVKFTAPGGDVELTGVYFADDGQYIENRLLVDHSVPNCRSNVLYKGALQGDKNSDKPDARTCWVGDVLIRAEAQGTDTYETNRNMVLTDGARADAIPNLEIETGEIAGAGHAATVGRFDEEQVFYLRARGIPTEEATRLIIRGFFNEVLNKIPVESVRDELIARVSGELEHANL from the coding sequence ATGGCGGATACCGCTGTTAAGAACGCCTCCGGCGTCAACAACAAGGGCGATATGCCCGTCTCCTACAACGTCGACGACTTCGCCGTTCCGGGCGGTCGCGACGAGGATTGGCGCTTCATCTCGCTGCGCCGCCTGCGCGGCCTCCACAACGGCACCTTCGCGCCGCTTACCGACGCCCGCATCAACGTCGAGGGCCCGTCCGAGGTCATCGTGGAGACGGTCTCGCCTGACGACGACCGCCTCAAGGCCGCCGGCGGCCCCGTCGACCGCGTCGCCGCGCAGGCGTGGACGGGGGCGACCTCCGGCACGATCGTGAAGATCCCGGACAACGCCGAGCTCACCGAGCCCGTCACGGTGACCATCACCGGCGCGGGCCTGGACGCCACGACGTTCGCCACCGTTCTCGTTGAGTCCGGTGTCAACTCCGCGGCGACCGTGATCGTGCGCTACACCGGCTCCGGCACCCACGCCGACAACGTCAACTGGTTGATCGGCGACAACTCGCGCGTCTACGCGGTCGTCGACACGGAGTGGGCCGACGACGCCGTTCACCTCGGCGCGCAGTCGATCGTGGTGGGCCGCGACGCGACCCTGCGCCACACCGTTGCCAGCTTCGGCGGCGAGGTCACCCGCGTCACCCCGCGCGTGAAGTTCACCGCCCCGGGTGGCGACGTGGAGCTGACCGGCGTGTACTTCGCCGACGACGGCCAGTACATCGAGAACAGGCTGCTGGTGGACCACAGCGTGCCCAACTGCCGCTCCAACGTGCTCTACAAGGGCGCGCTGCAGGGAGACAAGAACTCGGACAAGCCGGACGCTCGCACCTGCTGGGTGGGCGACGTGCTGATCCGCGCGGAGGCCCAGGGCACCGACACCTACGAGACCAACCGCAACATGGTGCTTACCGACGGCGCCCGCGCCGACGCGATCCCGAACCTGGAGATCGAGACCGGCGAGATCGCCGGCGCAGGCCACGCCGCAACGGTCGGCCGCTTCGACGAGGAGCAGGTGTTCTACCTGCGTGCCCGAGGCATCCCGACGGAAGAGGCGACGCGCCTGATCATCCGCGGCTTCTTCAACGAGGTCCTCAACAAGATCCCGGTGGAGTCCGTCCGCGACGAGCTCATCGCCCGGGTTTCCGGCGAGCTCGAGCACGCAAACCTCTAA
- the sufC gene encoding Fe-S cluster assembly ATPase SufC has product MSTLEIKNLHANVLPNEEGQEPTPILKGVNLTIKSGETHAIMGPNGSGKSTLAYTIAGHPKYEVTDGEVLLDGENLLEMEVDERARAGLFLAMQYPVEVPGVSSSNFMRSAVTAVRGEAPKLREWVSELNAARDSLQMDASFSERSVNEGFSGGEKKRHEVMQLALMKPKFAVMDETDSGLDVDALRIVSDGINRYQEETNGGVLMITHYKRILNYVTPDFVHIFADGKIVTTGGAELADVLESEGYEKFI; this is encoded by the coding sequence ATGTCTACTCTCGAAATCAAGAACCTGCACGCTAACGTCCTGCCGAACGAAGAGGGCCAGGAGCCGACCCCGATTCTCAAGGGCGTCAACTTGACCATCAAGTCCGGCGAGACCCACGCCATCATGGGCCCGAACGGCTCCGGCAAGTCCACCCTGGCCTACACCATCGCCGGCCACCCGAAGTACGAGGTGACCGACGGCGAGGTGCTCCTCGACGGCGAGAACCTGCTGGAGATGGAGGTCGACGAGCGTGCCCGCGCGGGCCTGTTCCTGGCCATGCAGTACCCGGTTGAGGTCCCCGGCGTCTCCTCGTCGAACTTCATGCGCTCCGCCGTGACCGCCGTGCGCGGCGAGGCACCCAAGCTGCGGGAGTGGGTCAGCGAGCTCAACGCAGCGCGCGACTCCCTGCAGATGGACGCATCCTTTTCCGAGCGCTCGGTCAATGAGGGCTTCTCGGGCGGCGAGAAGAAGCGCCACGAGGTCATGCAGCTCGCGCTGATGAAGCCGAAGTTTGCCGTGATGGACGAGACCGACTCCGGCCTCGACGTCGACGCGCTGCGCATCGTCTCCGATGGCATCAACCGCTACCAGGAGGAAACCAACGGTGGCGTGCTCATGATCACCCACTACAAGCGCATCCTGAACTATGTCACCCCGGACTTCGTCCACATCTTCGCCGACGGCAAGATCGTCACCACCGGCGGCGCTGAGCTGGCCGACGTCCTCGAGTCTGAGGGCTACGAGAAGTTTATCTAA
- a CDS encoding cysteine desulfurase, translating to MVYTHPDGTLDVDAIRAEFPILSRTVRGGKPLVYLDSGATSQRPERVWNAERDFVLNTFAPVHRGSYQLAEEATDAYESAREKIAAFVGAQGHEIAFTKNATEALNAVAFVLGDDRAGSLRVGEGDTIVVTELEHHANLVPWQELARRTGATLKWYAMTPDGRIDLDSLELDESVKVVAFTHQSNVTGAHADVPEMVRRAKAVGALTVLDACQSVPHMPVDFHELGVDFAGFSGHKMCGPSGVGVLYGRGDLLDKLPPFLTGGSMIEVVKMEGSTYAPAPQRFEAGTQMTSQVVGLGAAVDFLTEVGMEAVARHEHELTAYALEKMQGNEGLAIAGPLTAEKRGGAIAFTVDGVHPHDLGQVLDSEGVAIRTGHHCAWPAHRGLEVQATSRASFYLYNTLDEVDALVAAIGKAKEFFGA from the coding sequence ATGGTCTATACACACCCAGACGGAACGCTCGACGTGGACGCCATCCGCGCCGAGTTTCCGATCCTGTCCCGAACGGTTCGCGGTGGCAAGCCGCTGGTCTACCTCGACTCCGGCGCGACTTCGCAGCGCCCGGAGCGCGTGTGGAACGCTGAGCGGGACTTCGTTCTAAACACCTTCGCGCCGGTCCACCGCGGCTCTTACCAGCTCGCCGAGGAGGCGACCGACGCCTATGAGTCCGCGCGCGAGAAGATCGCCGCGTTCGTGGGCGCGCAGGGCCACGAGATCGCGTTTACCAAGAACGCGACCGAGGCGCTCAACGCCGTCGCCTTCGTGCTTGGCGACGACCGCGCCGGCAGCCTCCGCGTCGGCGAGGGCGACACCATCGTGGTCACCGAGCTCGAGCACCACGCCAACCTCGTGCCCTGGCAGGAGCTGGCGCGGCGCACGGGCGCAACCCTGAAGTGGTACGCGATGACCCCGGACGGCCGCATCGACCTCGACTCGCTCGAGCTCGATGAGAGCGTGAAGGTGGTGGCGTTTACGCACCAGTCGAACGTGACCGGTGCGCACGCCGATGTGCCGGAGATGGTGCGCCGCGCCAAGGCGGTCGGCGCGCTGACCGTGCTGGACGCGTGCCAGTCGGTTCCGCACATGCCGGTGGACTTCCACGAGCTGGGCGTGGATTTCGCCGGGTTCTCCGGCCACAAGATGTGCGGCCCCTCGGGCGTCGGCGTGCTGTACGGCAGGGGCGACCTGCTGGACAAGCTCCCGCCGTTTCTCACCGGTGGCTCGATGATCGAGGTGGTGAAGATGGAGGGCTCCACCTACGCGCCGGCGCCGCAGCGCTTCGAGGCGGGCACCCAGATGACCAGCCAGGTCGTGGGTCTCGGCGCGGCCGTCGACTTCCTCACCGAGGTGGGCATGGAGGCCGTGGCGCGCCACGAGCACGAGCTGACCGCCTACGCGCTGGAAAAGATGCAGGGCAACGAGGGCCTGGCCATCGCCGGCCCGCTTACCGCCGAGAAGCGCGGCGGCGCCATCGCTTTTACGGTCGACGGCGTTCACCCGCACGACCTCGGCCAGGTGCTCGACTCCGAGGGCGTCGCGATTCGCACCGGGCACCACTGCGCGTGGCCGGCGCACCGCGGCCTTGAGGTGCAGGCGACCTCGCGGGCGAGCTTCTACCTGTACAACACGTTGGACGAGGTCGACGCGCTCGTCGCGGCCATCGGCAAGGCGAAGGAGTTCTTCGGCGCATGA
- the sufU gene encoding Fe-S cluster assembly sulfur transfer protein SufU, giving the protein MNLEAMYQEVILDHYKNPQHAGLRDPFDAEVHHVNPSCGDEITLRVSLSDDNATVADVSYDATGCSISQASTSVMAEEIIGLSLGEALAKLAAFEEMVTSRGTVEGDPEVIGDGVAFGGVAKFPARVKCALLGWKAFQAATADALENEGDNNG; this is encoded by the coding sequence ATGAACCTAGAAGCGATGTACCAAGAGGTCATCCTCGACCACTACAAGAACCCGCAGCACGCCGGGTTGCGCGACCCGTTCGACGCCGAGGTGCACCACGTCAACCCATCGTGCGGCGACGAGATCACCCTGCGCGTTTCGCTTTCCGACGACAACGCCACCGTGGCCGATGTCTCGTACGACGCGACGGGGTGTTCGATCTCGCAGGCGTCGACAAGCGTGATGGCGGAAGAGATCATCGGCCTGAGCCTCGGCGAGGCGCTGGCGAAGCTGGCGGCCTTCGAGGAGATGGTTACCTCGCGCGGGACGGTTGAGGGCGACCCCGAGGTGATCGGCGACGGCGTCGCGTTCGGCGGCGTCGCAAAGTTCCCCGCCCGAGTCAAGTGCGCGCTGCTGGGGTGGAAGGCCTTCCAGGCCGCCACCGCGGACGCGCTCGAAAATGAAGGAGACAACAATGGCTGA
- a CDS encoding metal-sulfur cluster assembly factor: MAESNFEGAGQRPPQTEEQIKLAGEAAEYMHDVIDPELGINVVDLGLVYDLWIEEEDDATKAIINMTLTSPACPLTDVIEDQTTTAITANTDVDEVVINWVWMPPWGPQMITEEGREQLRALGFAV; this comes from the coding sequence ATGGCTGAATCCAACTTTGAGGGCGCGGGGCAGCGCCCGCCGCAGACCGAGGAGCAGATCAAGCTCGCCGGCGAGGCGGCCGAGTACATGCACGATGTGATCGACCCGGAGCTGGGCATCAACGTCGTCGACCTCGGTCTGGTCTACGACCTGTGGATCGAGGAGGAGGATGACGCCACCAAGGCGATCATCAACATGACGCTCACCTCGCCCGCCTGCCCGCTGACCGACGTCATCGAGGACCAGACCACCACCGCGATCACGGCGAACACCGACGTCGACGAGGTCGTGATCAACTGGGTGTGGATGCCGCCGTGGGGCCCGCAGATGATCACCGAGGAGGGCCGCGAGCAGCTGCGCGCGCTCGGGTTCGCGGTCTAG